Part of the Streptomyces sp. NBC_01460 genome, CGGCCCGGCCGGTACGACGATCCAGCACGTAGGCGACAACTGTCGCGAAGTGACCTTCTACGACACATGAGTTGTCGTGGGAGCGACATGATCGACGCTCACGTTCCCTATTCTGTTCGCAAGCTGATCAACCGCTGCCGCGCCCATCCAGGAGTCCGCCATGTCCCGACCGGAGAACGATGCCCCCGCCCTGCGCATCGACACCAGCAGACCTCATCCCGCCCGGATGTACGACTGGTTCCTCGGGGGCAAGGACAACTACCCGGTGGACGAGGCCATGGGCCGTCAGATGCTGGCCGTCGAACCCGGGGTCCCGGTCATGGCGAAGGTGAACCGGGCCTTCATGCACCGCGCCACCCGATGGCTGACGGACAACGGGATCCGGCAGTTCCTGGACATCGGCACCGGGATACCCACCGAACCCAACCTCCACCAGGTGGCCCAGCAGGCGGCGCCCGACACCCGGGTCGTCTACTGCGACAACGACCCGATCGTCCTGGCGCACGCCGGGGCCCTGCTGAAGGGAACCGACGAGGGCGCCATCGACTACGTCCAGGCGGACGCCAGGGATGTGGACGCCATTCTCGAACGCGCGGGCAAGACACTCGACTTCAGCCGGCCGGTCGCCCTCTCGATGATCGCGCTGCTGCACTTCGTGAGTGACGAGGACGGCGCGTACGAGCTGGTGGACCGGCTGACCGGCGTGCTCGCACCGGGCAGCCATGTGGTGATCTCCCACGTCACGGCCGACTTCCACCCGGCCGAGGCCCGCAAGGTCGACGAGATGTACAAGGCGAACACGCTCACGCTGGCGCCCCGCACCCGTGACCAGTTCTCCCGCTTCTTCGACGGACTCGAGCTCGTCGAGCCGGGCATCGTGGCCGGCGAGGCCTGGCATCCCGAGCTGGGCGAACCGGTCCCCGGCCAGGACGACATCATCAGCGCCGGTTACGTGGCGGTGGGCCGCAAGCCGTAGCCCGCACCACCCCCTCGACGCCCGGTGCCGGAGGGCCCGTCTGCGGGCGGGCCCTCCGGCACCGGGCGTCGAGGGGCCGTCCGCCACGCTCCCGCCCGGGTGCCCGGGTGCCCAGGAGTCAGGTCCGCTGCCCGTCGCCGTCCGTGTGCCGGAAGCAGGAGAAGGCCACGACGAGCGGCCAGAACGACTGCGCGAACGTGATGACGCGCTCGGCCGCTCCCGCGGTGTCGAGGACGAACAGCGCGAGCAGGAACCAGGCCCCGCCGAGCCACATCAGCGCCGCCGCCGTCGTGGACGGGGCCGGCCGCAGCCCCCAGGGTGCCGACCTGTCGGGGAGCGGGGCCGTCGCCTGCGCCCCCGGGCCGGCCTCACTGAGGGGCGTGATCCGCCGGGGACCGGGGCCGCGCCGCACGGCCAGGACCGGCCACACGGCGAGCAGGACGAATCCCACGGCCACGACCACACCGTGATCGAACGAGCCGCCGCTGCGCGGCGCCGGGAACAGGGCCAGCAGTATGGCCGAGAGCCCGCCGCCGGCCAGGGCCACCCGTCCGGGCGGTGCTGCGGGGCGCAGCCCGCAGGCGGTGATCAGGTGGCAGGCTCCGAGAGCGAGCAGGGCCGACGTCATCACCCAGTAGCCGGCGGCACCGTCGGCGGCGAGGACGCTGATCGTGGTCGACGCGGGGTCATAGGCGGGCCCCTGGAGCTCCGCCGAGACCGCCCAGCCCCCGACGAGGAGGATCGGGGCGCTCAAGGAGGAGAACAGGACCCACCAGGGGACAGATCGCATCGGTGAACGGTAGAACGCCCGCGGCGGCAACCGTCGGCGCACACGCTGACGGGCGAGCGTACTCCGCTCGCGAGCGGGTAGACGCGTGACGCCGGATCACATGACGGAGTGTGAACCGCACCGCCGGCCGGGACGACGCCGGCCTCGTGCTCCGGACCCCGGACGTGGATCGAACCCAGAGGAGAACCCGCTGTGCTGACACCCAGTCCTCAGGACCTGAGAGTGGCTCTGGCCCGCTATGCCGACGCACGCATCGAGGATGCCCGCCGCTCCACCGAGGCGACCGCCCGGGCCGTGGAGGACGCCGCCTACACCCTGTGCGTGATGACCGGCACCCAGGCTGTCCAGCAGGCACTCCACGTCGCGGACTCCATGCTCGGCATGCGGGCCACGGTCTCCCCCGGGCTTCGCCGTCCCGCGGACAGGCAGGACGACAGCCTCCAGACCGCCTGACCCTCCCGCCCGGGCGTCGGCGCGGCAGCGCCGACGCCGGTCCGCCGCCGCCCCGGGCCACGTGCCCGGCATGCCCGCCGTCGGCCTAATCCGCCCTGTGCCGCCCCGGCACCGGGACGCTGGGCGGGTGGACGAGAGCCGGGCGGGAACGGGTGAAGCGAAGATCACGGAACGGCTCACCGCGCTGTCCGACGGGATCTTCGCGATCGCCATGACCCTGCTGGTGCTCGATGTCCGGGTGCCTCCGGGCCTGACTGCCGAGGGCTTCCAGGATGCCGTGGTGGACGTCCTGCCGGACCTCGGCGCCTATGCCCTGAGCTTCATGATCCTGGCTGCCTTCTGGCGCGACCACCGCCGGATCATGGAGCTGGTCCCCCGGTTCGACGCGCCGCCGCTGAGGTTCGCGCTCATCTGGCTGGGCGCGATCGCGCTCATCCCCTTCCCGACCTCGCTCCTCTCCGAGTACGCCTCCCAGCCCTTGGCCGTCGCGGTCTACGCGGGCGCGGTGAGCATCACCAACCTGCTGGAACTGGCTGTGCTGAGGACCGGACTGCGCCGGTCGTGGCCGAAGGACCACGCCGCGGAGCGGACAGCCCGCTCCATCGCCGCCGATCTGGGGGGCACGGCCCTGGTCTTCGGTGCCACCGTGCCGCTCGCCTACGCCGTCTCCCCCGCGGCCGCCATGTGGTCATGGCTGGCGCTCGTCCCGGTCAAGGCCGTACTCGGCCGCAGGAGCCTCCGGGTGCGGTCCTCCTGAGACGGCGGGGACCGGCGCCACCGACAGGGGTGGCGCCGGCTCCACGGTCATTCAACGGGGGTGACCAGGGATTCGTAGTACCGGCCGAGCCCTCGCAGGTAGAAGAGATCGCCCGTGTCCTGGTCACGCTCGAAGCGCGGGGCGTCCTTGATCTGTTCCTTGGTGCACCCGACCCGGATCACTCGTTCGCCGGCGTCGACCGCGGTCACCATGCCGGCCGGCACGACGACGCTCCTCCCGAACTTCCAGACACCCGCGTCGATCACCAGGTGGTCGTAGCCCGGCACCGGCGAGAGCCTGATGACCGTGCCCACGCTCCCGTCCGCCGCCTCCACGTCGTAACCGATCACGTCCTCGCCCAGCGAACGGTCCAGCTGTGCCTGCCAGATCCACACCGTG contains:
- a CDS encoding SAM-dependent methyltransferase, yielding MSRPENDAPALRIDTSRPHPARMYDWFLGGKDNYPVDEAMGRQMLAVEPGVPVMAKVNRAFMHRATRWLTDNGIRQFLDIGTGIPTEPNLHQVAQQAAPDTRVVYCDNDPIVLAHAGALLKGTDEGAIDYVQADARDVDAILERAGKTLDFSRPVALSMIALLHFVSDEDGAYELVDRLTGVLAPGSHVVISHVTADFHPAEARKVDEMYKANTLTLAPRTRDQFSRFFDGLELVEPGIVAGEAWHPELGEPVPGQDDIISAGYVAVGRKP
- a CDS encoding DUF998 domain-containing protein, encoding MRSVPWWVLFSSLSAPILLVGGWAVSAELQGPAYDPASTTISVLAADGAAGYWVMTSALLALGACHLITACGLRPAAPPGRVALAGGGLSAILLALFPAPRSGGSFDHGVVVAVGFVLLAVWPVLAVRRGPGPRRITPLSEAGPGAQATAPLPDRSAPWGLRPAPSTTAAALMWLGGAWFLLALFVLDTAGAAERVITFAQSFWPLVVAFSCFRHTDGDGQRT
- a CDS encoding DUF5133 domain-containing protein, which translates into the protein MLTPSPQDLRVALARYADARIEDARRSTEATARAVEDAAYTLCVMTGTQAVQQALHVADSMLGMRATVSPGLRRPADRQDDSLQTA
- a CDS encoding TMEM175 family protein, with the protein product MDESRAGTGEAKITERLTALSDGIFAIAMTLLVLDVRVPPGLTAEGFQDAVVDVLPDLGAYALSFMILAAFWRDHRRIMELVPRFDAPPLRFALIWLGAIALIPFPTSLLSEYASQPLAVAVYAGAVSITNLLELAVLRTGLRRSWPKDHAAERTARSIAADLGGTALVFGATVPLAYAVSPAAAMWSWLALVPVKAVLGRRSLRVRSS